The window CTTTTGATGCCTTGGTTATCTTAGTATCACTAGTTAAATCATTTTTTGTTTAAATGGCATCTTCTTCTCTATGCCTTGATTGTCTTAGTCTCGGTACTTAAATCAAATTGTGCTTTAAAACATAAAGAGATGGTATATCCTTCTGGAGGCGAATATGTAATTTGAAGGGTTCTTTCAGATTCACTGGATGCATATTCAGGTTTTGTCTCAATACTTTTTTTATTTAAATTTTCTTGCACAGATTATATCTGGTGTTGAATACTGCCACAGAAACATGGTTGCTCATCGTGATCTAAAGCCAGAGAACCTGTTACTTGATTCCAAATACAATGTGAAACTTGCCGACTTTGGGTTAAGTAATGTCATGCATGATGGCCATTTTCTGAAGACTAGCTGCGGGAGTCCAAACTATGCTGCACCAGAGGTATTCACTAATTTGTCTTACTTGAGTCTTTATCCTTGTGCTTCCTGAAACGCATTGTTTGCGTTAATAGCTTAGCGAGTGTTTCTGTGCAGGTTATCTCAGGTAAATTATACGCTGGACCTGAGGTTGATGTTTGGAGCTGCGGGGTGATACTTTATGCTCTTCTTTGTGGCACTCTTCCATTTGATGATGACAATATTCCCAAACTGTTCAAAAAGATAAAGGTGAGACAGAACACATGTAGATTAAGTTGGACCTGACAAGTGTATACCTTTTGTTCTGAAAATCAAAAAACGTTCATGTAGATTAGTTGGACTTTATGTTCAAAAAAAAGAGTAGTTGGACTTTAGCATTCATTTTTTATCTGGAGATTTGACGCCCCCTTGTTTGGTGTTCCAGGGAGGCATCTATATCCTTCCAAGTCATTTATCTGCTCTTGCAAGGGATTTGATCCCAAGAATGCTTGTTGTTGATCCTATGAAGAGAATCACAATTCGTGAAATTCGAGAACACCCATGGTTTCAGAATCGCCTTCCTCGCTACCTGGCAGTGCCTCCACCAGACACGGCGCAGCAAGCCAAAATGGTACCCATCTATTTCACATTTCAAGTGACTATCTTATGTGCACAGTAAAACTTCTCAACCTTTATCGACTAATATATACAGGATCTTGGATGGATCATAGGAAAAGTAACATCGATACTTTTGTCATGAAATGTTATCTTTTATGGGCATAATCTTCATATAATATTTGCAAACACAATATTATAGAAATATATGGTCAAGTTGTGGCTCAAAGATTCTTTTTTCTCAAACATGCACCAAATTGCATGGTCATTTCGTATTAAGAGAACACCGAGAGTCTGAGTAGGCAACTTTTCACGAGGTCACAGAGGGGGCCCTAGTGGATATCCACCTTCATAAACGTGGTTAAAGGGGGAAGTTTTCCTCCCTTGACGGTACTTTGTTAGGTAGAAATGAGGCATCATGCGGAGGCTGCCCCTTGAACTCGAGTGGACGAGCTCACGGGCCTGTGCTCTAGCCAACCGAGCACTGCTCGGTTCCTCTAAAACAAGATCAGTTAGGACTAGCCCTTGGTGGTATTTTTAATAGAAGAAACAACCTTGACACCCTGTTGAGTCGAGATTCGGATGCGGGCGGGCTGGCTGCATACTGCATGCCTTGCCAACAGGGCGATGCTCCGTTCTCAGATACCCACATTCATAGCTCTTCTAACCTTTTATTTGCGAGTAGTCCACATGCCGTCCTCTTGGCCATGTACATAATTGTAAAAAAAAGAACTATACTGCTTAAGTGAAAGGCACCGCTCCTGCTGGTTACTCGGGAAAAAACTAGCCAAACAACAAAACTATCCAGCAGCTGTGGCTCAAAGATTTatgagaagaggaaagattatgaaAGTTAAACATCATGTAATAATATGAAGTGAAGGGAGTAATTCCTTACTACTAGTAATCTATCCCAACGAGATGAAAAGGTAGCACCTAGCACGTTAAGTCTCCTTGCAATGCCGCTTCTATTTATCAAAAATTTCTTTTACTAGCAAGCTTTAAAATGCTATTTCTACGTCAATGTATGCTGATTTGCTCTATGTTCATTTCTGAAGATTGATGAAGATACACTTAAAGAGATTGTCAACCTGGGATATGATAAAGACCATGTGTGTGAATCATTGTGCAATAGGCTGCAAAATGAGGTATATGCAAACAAAAGTCAGTGCTTCATTCCATTCAGTTATTTCATAATTGACTTTAGACAATTTTCCAGGCAACTGTTGCATATTACTTACTCTTGGACAATCGGTTCCGGGCCACTAGTGGCTATTTGGGGGCTGACTATCTACAATCAATGGTTAGTTCACATTTGCATCATCTGTGACTTGTTTAATTCATAAGGTTTAAGCACTATTAACTTTCTGAATGGATGGTTCTCCAGGGTAGGAGTTTTAATCAGTTTACTTCATCGGAATCAGCAAGCCCAAGTACCAGGCAGTATCTTCCAGCAAGCAATGATTCTCAAGGCAGTGGCTTGCGGCCATATTACCCCGTTGAAAGAAAATGGGCTCTTGGGCTCCAGGTCTTGCACATTATCCACTTTACTTTGCTTTGTTTTGCACATtgagctgttgagctaatgcatcaCTTATCCACCAGTCTCGAGCTCAACCTCGTGAGATAATGATCGAGGTTCTAAAGGCACTTCAAGAATTAAATGTCTGCTGGAAGAAGAATGGACACTACAACATGAAATGCAGGTGGTGCCCTGGGTTTCCTCAGGTCAGTGATATGTTAGATGCCAACCACAGCTTTGTTGATGACTCTACCATCATGGATAACGGC is drawn from Triticum dicoccoides isolate Atlit2015 ecotype Zavitan chromosome 4A, WEW_v2.0, whole genome shotgun sequence and contains these coding sequences:
- the LOC119285387 gene encoding serine/threonine protein kinase OSK4-like yields the protein MEGNTRGGGHSDALKNYNVGRTLGIGTFGKVRIAEHKHTGHKVAIKILNRRQMRTMEMEEKAKREIKILRLFIHPHIIRLYEVIYTPTDIFVVMEYCKYGELFDCIVEKGRLQEDEARRIFQQIISGVEYCHRNMVAHRDLKPENLLLDSKYNVKLADFGLSNVMHDGHFLKTSCGSPNYAAPEVISGKLYAGPEVDVWSCGVILYALLCGTLPFDDDNIPKLFKKIKGGIYILPSHLSALARDLIPRMLVVDPMKRITIREIREHPWFQNRLPRYLAVPPPDTAQQAKMIDEDTLKEIVNLGYDKDHVCESLCNRLQNEATVAYYLLLDNRFRATSGYLGADYLQSMGRSFNQFTSSESASPSTRQYLPASNDSQGSGLRPYYPVERKWALGLQSRAQPREIMIEVLKALQELNVCWKKNGHYNMKCRWCPGFPQVSDMLDANHSFVDDSTIMDNGDANGRLPAVIKFEIQLYKTKDDKYLLDMQRVTGPQLLFLDFCAAFLTNLRVL